Part of the Sebastes umbrosus isolate fSebUmb1 chromosome 3, fSebUmb1.pri, whole genome shotgun sequence genome is shown below.
TTAACCTACAGTTCACCTATAAGATAATCTCATTTATTTAAAGCATCTCTGGTTTTTAAGTCTGATCATCAGATGGCTACACTTAGCAGGGATATAAGTATTAATGAGGAGGTCCTTGTCCACAGGGTCCTCGTTTCTGATGGCTGACCCCATGGGGCCCCTTCTGGaccaagatgaagaagaagctctttctccctcctcctctctagaGGGGAAGGCGCCAGCTTCgcctcccctctctttctcctacGCATCCTCCCCGTCTCCCTACCAGACCATGTTGTCCTCCCCGCTCTCTTCCGCCTCCccgcctccctctcctcctccccccacccATCCCTCCTCGTTCCTGGGAACCAAGGCCGGAGTGgactccctgtctctctcctggCTGGGTGCCAGCGACCTGCTCAACTCCCACGTTGGAGCAGACGATGGCAACGGTGAGCAACTTAAAATTCACATTTATATATCAAATATTCTTGATAATCAGAAGGGGCAAAGATTGGAAGCACAGTTGAAGAAGGGTTACAGCAACTGTATGAGAGCAGAGGAAGATAAATCACTAACTAAAAGAGAGCTGATTTGCAAAGTAGAATTACAGGCTAAGTTAGGAACATGCTTTATCAGTGAGATCTTATGTGGAAAGTAAATTAAGGGCTGAACATTTTCCACCGCAGCGAGGCCATTGTAAAGTTAGGAATGCTGACTGCTTTCAGGCTAGTGGTTAATATTTTATAGGGGCCGTTCTGTGTCAGTAAAGCACTTAGGGTTGCCCTGCAGGCAGCATGTCCTAGATGTTAAAATTAGGTTGTGCTCTGTGACAttgtcccttttttttaaaagacagtGCCACATAATGACATTCCTATAGCCAAGTTGTTCAAAAGATATGGGAGTTGACGTTTGTCCCACACCAAACTGAAGGGCATGAATGCGTAATTGGTGGGTGTGTGGGGCCTTGAAGACGATCATTGGTTAGCAGCTGGTAGGTGTGACTCTCAAGTGTGTAATTGAGGCGGCCTCAAACTGGTTTTTGTTAAATGTGGTATTTCATAATGACGCACCTCCCCTTTTGTTGCCATAACCTCCGTCACTGGTATGAATCTCATTGTGGCTCCTGGCAGCCGTTAAAAGCAAAAGGTTCCTGGTGTTCTGGATATACGATTGCACGTGTTTATTAGTCACGAAATCTCAACAATACAGGTTGGGAATCTCAAAGATGAATTTGTGTTTGAGGTAATCATTGAATAAATTATCAAGAGACTCAATATAATGTGAAACaactccacaaagaatcacgcataagcaccactttaaatctggtatTTACCAGAggtggaaataagtcattcagcattttaaataatgacttgtcaactaaagaaatcttaatcTACCGAGACCGAAACGACCGATTacttgactaatcgattaagaGGGGGTGGCCGTAATTTGCGTTTGTATAATTTTATCTATCTTCATAATtgttttgattaaatatttatgaataaatcATCTCTGCCGGCAGATGATGCTTTTGCGGGCATGGACTGGATGTCAGAGAAAATCGACCTGAGTGAATTTGACCTGGATTCCCTCATTGGCTCCTACTCATCCGACGAGTCTCCCAGCTCCCCCGAGGATCTCCTGGCCTCTCTCGAGTCCCACATGGATCTGGATCTAGACTCCTTTGACACAACCATCCCCGTCCCGCAGGACAGCCTGGAGGTGGGTCTGTCGCTGCCCAgcatcccctccctccctcaggaGCTCCCTCTCCCTGGGGCAGGCGAGGCCAAGAAGACCGAGGTGGCTCCCGATCAGGAGGTTGTTATGAAGTCTGAGCCTCCCTCCCCGGCTCCGTCTACGTCACCTCCCTCGCCAGCCTACGCGTTGGAGCTGGGGAGTGAAGTGGATGTCCTGGATGCAGAGAAAACACCCCTATCCCTCACAGCCACCATCATTCCAGATCCCAGCGGGAGCATTCAAACCAGCAGCCCCATTGTGCTCGCTCTCTCTACCTTTGTGGTGGTGCTCCCCAACAACGATGAGCCCTCCCCCCCGTCTCTTCCTGACCAGTCCATTAAAACCTCTCCTCCATCAAGCGACTGCGACAGCGACTCTGGCATCGAGTCCGTCGCCGACTCACCGCCTCGcctcccatctcctcctccgACAGCTGGTTCCTCCAGGACCAAACCCTACTCCAAACCAGAGCCCTCCGTCGCTTCCTCCCCCTCGGCCAAGACCTCCAGGGTCAAATCGGTGTCTGGCGCTCCCAAGGTGGTGGAGAAGAAACTGAAGAAGATGGAGCAAAACAAGACGGCAGCCACTCGCTACAGACAGAAGAAGAGGGTCGAGCAGGACCTGCTCAGCACAGAGTGCGACGAGCTGGAGAAGAGGAACCACGAGCTGGAGGAGAAGGCGGAGTCCATCAACCGAGAGATTCAGTATCTCAAGGACCTGATGGAGGAAGTTCGTAAGCGCCGCATCAAGACCAGCCCGGTGGTTCAGTAAGCAGAATGTGTGATGAGCACAATCTGCAGAGAAGTGACGGCGTTGTTTCTGCTCCAACACTCACATGCCATAACGAAGCACCGCTTTAGTATTATGTTGTAAGAGATTACAGAAGAATGGCGTGCGAGGGTGGATGTATGAAACTCGCCACTGAACAGAAAAAGAGGGATGAAAAGTGGAAGTTGATGAGATAGTTAGCGTAGAGCAGGGGGCTGGGAGGTAGTCAGGTGAAGCATCTGTACATGCTTGTCTCCCAGTCCCCTGTTAGATCCCCATAATGCACTCCCTGTCTTTACTAGCAATAAAATAGGCAgggtgtgtatttatatttgtagACTAGGCATGCAAAACATGAGTCACCATAGCTCCCGGTAGAGTCGTAGACTTCCTCACACTCCCAGCGTCAGTCAACAGCCGGACCTCAGCTCCGCTTCAATAAAATAACTCCTGTGTCCGTGAAGTGAGACACTTTGACCTTGTCACCCGCCGCTTTTTAACCCAGTGTCCCCCCATTTCCAACTTCCTCTTCTTAACAGCTTCAAGTCCAGAAAGGGGCCTCAACCTATTTATGAATTCTTGatgttactgttttatttttcttctttttctgtgtgtatataGTTTTCTCCTCCTTTGCTTGCCGATAGTAGCTTTTGTTATTTAATGCTGGATATAAACTGTGCTACTCATGTCTCGAGTAGCTCAGAGTCTCTTTGCAGCACAGCTGTTTGGCTTGTAAAAATGCTTTGCTCTTCTTTTTCTAATAAATATCTCTGTGCTCAAGTGACTTGTGTGATGTGCTttactgatttttattttatttattcattttttgattttattttttgagatGGTATAAAACAAAAGCGGCAAAATCCTTAAATTTTTAAGAATCTGGAACCAAATAATGGATGAGTTTTTTTGTAAACTCCTAACAAAGAATAATTTATAATTACAAGTGTAATCCACAAACCAAAAGGGTAGCATGACTACCAAATTGTATATTTTGCTATTGCTGTTTCTGCATCGTTAATTCACAACAAAAGACTGTTTACATCACTACAACTCATGTTATTTAATGCCGATGCATTaacaggagtaaaaaaaaaaaaaaggcttataTTTTCAAACATGGTCATAAACGATGGATATTTTGAGCTGGAAGTCAGTTTAATATGTAAATCTGTCATTTAGGGGCGcaaaattatcatttttattattgatcgACTGATTATTTGtcttgattaatcgttttgtctataaaatgaaagaagatggtggaaaaatgtccatcccagtttctcaaaagTCCAGggtgatttatttaaatgtcttgttttgtccaaaatccaaaaataaaatcagtttaatataaatataagaggatataaaagagaaaaatctCAATATTTAAGAGGCTGAAAACGTAAACGATTTccaaatagttggcaattatttttctgactaatcgttgcagctcttgtCGGTCATAAACAgcatgtacatatatatatatatatatatataacaaaataattaatCTGGTTTTAAGAAAGGAAACATGAAATGTGTCATGGAGACAAATCTTGGGGAATCTTGCTGTCGTGGTTCCACTGAGCTCAGCAGAGTTGTGCTGAAGTATTTACATGTTGCATCCATCATGAGTCCTACAGTTCCCGTCGTCTAAGCTCTGCTTGTTTT
Proteins encoded:
- the atf4a gene encoding cyclic AMP-dependent transcription factor ATF-4 codes for the protein MTLSQLAMEDVDALYLGSSFLMADPMGPLLDQDEEEALSPSSSLEGKAPASPPLSFSYASSPSPYQTMLSSPLSSASPPPSPPPPTHPSSFLGTKAGVDSLSLSWLGASDLLNSHVGADDGNDDAFAGMDWMSEKIDLSEFDLDSLIGSYSSDESPSSPEDLLASLESHMDLDLDSFDTTIPVPQDSLEVGLSLPSIPSLPQELPLPGAGEAKKTEVAPDQEVVMKSEPPSPAPSTSPPSPAYALELGSEVDVLDAEKTPLSLTATIIPDPSGSIQTSSPIVLALSTFVVVLPNNDEPSPPSLPDQSIKTSPPSSDCDSDSGIESVADSPPRLPSPPPTAGSSRTKPYSKPEPSVASSPSAKTSRVKSVSGAPKVVEKKLKKMEQNKTAATRYRQKKRVEQDLLSTECDELEKRNHELEEKAESINREIQYLKDLMEEVRKRRIKTSPVVQ